The Nocardioides sp. S-1144 genome includes a region encoding these proteins:
- a CDS encoding Fic family protein: MTSDPLSWLVSLEGVPSAYAATRDGIDVMLRDRGLRRTSPETTAESLLRGAHASAVLEGSASTLLEVRSGEADEVAADSVRLSSELLSLVPALGRSPLQALARIHALAGSGSVPPERLGRPRDAESSARLRDVAAVLSTPTDAPALLVAALVHAELVTAAPFASHNGLVARAVERLVLVARGVDEKSLVVPEAGHLALRAAYESNLRGYAEGGAAGVHAWALYAAEAYAAGAEASPLRRAAEE, from the coding sequence GTGACCTCCGACCCCCTGTCGTGGCTGGTGTCGCTCGAGGGCGTCCCGTCGGCCTACGCAGCCACCCGCGACGGCATCGACGTGATGCTCCGCGACCGTGGCCTGCGCCGCACCTCTCCCGAGACGACCGCCGAGTCGCTGCTGCGCGGCGCGCACGCGAGCGCGGTGCTCGAGGGCTCCGCCTCGACGCTGCTCGAGGTGCGCTCCGGCGAGGCCGACGAGGTGGCCGCCGACAGCGTGCGGCTCTCGAGCGAGCTGCTCTCGCTGGTGCCGGCGCTGGGCCGCTCGCCCCTGCAGGCCCTGGCCCGCATCCACGCCCTGGCCGGCTCCGGCTCGGTGCCGCCCGAGCGGCTCGGCCGGCCCCGCGACGCCGAGTCGTCGGCCCGGCTGCGCGACGTCGCCGCCGTCCTGTCGACGCCGACCGACGCGCCGGCCCTGCTCGTCGCCGCCCTCGTGCACGCCGAGCTGGTCACCGCGGCGCCGTTCGCCTCCCACAACGGGTTGGTGGCCCGCGCCGTCGAGCGGCTGGTGCTGGTGGCGCGCGGCGTCGACGAGAAGTCGCTCGTCGTCCCCGAGGCCGGGCACCTGGCCCTGCGCGCGGCGTACGAGTCGAACCTGCGGGGCTACGCCGAGGGCGGCGCGGCCGGCGTCCACGCCTGGGCGCTCTACGCGGCCGAGGCGTACGCCGCCGGCGCGGAGGCGAGCCCGTTGCGACGGGCCGCCGAGGAGTAG
- a CDS encoding lipase family protein yields the protein MTTLGMDTAAGLAASTELDAGSQRIAELATRLDGALRSFDWVGTDAERTFQSWGDSERPALDSSVQALASMALLIRQEAQAQDQVSGEGATAAGGAGSAPVAAPPQGFLGKVGAFITDRLGAAWAGLERTAGHTGDFLGKVGDVLTGRENHSVAEIAASALAGVGAAVGTVGNLVTGEDQKWFGEGVGVAGTPTAVTTDPLQAGQFSPALTRPTDLASIMQGVSDGYQVGEGPGSTGDVRITTVQNAGGTGAIVAIPGTENWSPGAGGVPRDLSANLNLVAGSPTAAVESVKAAIVAANLPAGTPILLTGHSQGGIIAAMLASDPAFVREHNITNVMTFGAPIDHLQLAPGVEAVQFQHRFDLVPRLDLGGATVTGMPAGGVQAVTLDSPGNPWSLGTNHSHTEYGNSVREALASDTEAGRILRDYQSQLAPFLVGPGGSASAVDVPVSRQP from the coding sequence ATGACCACCCTCGGGATGGACACCGCGGCCGGACTGGCCGCCAGCACCGAGCTCGACGCGGGCTCGCAGCGGATCGCCGAGCTGGCGACCCGCCTCGACGGCGCGCTGCGCTCCTTCGACTGGGTCGGCACCGACGCCGAGCGCACCTTCCAGAGCTGGGGCGACAGCGAGCGGCCCGCCCTCGACAGCAGCGTGCAGGCGCTGGCGTCGATGGCGCTGCTCATCCGCCAGGAGGCGCAGGCCCAGGACCAGGTCTCCGGCGAGGGGGCGACCGCGGCCGGTGGGGCGGGCAGCGCACCCGTCGCCGCTCCGCCCCAGGGCTTCCTGGGCAAGGTCGGCGCGTTCATCACCGACCGGCTCGGCGCGGCGTGGGCCGGGCTCGAGCGGACCGCCGGCCACACCGGCGACTTCCTGGGCAAGGTCGGCGACGTCCTCACCGGCCGCGAGAACCACTCGGTCGCCGAGATCGCGGCCAGCGCGCTGGCCGGCGTCGGGGCCGCGGTCGGCACCGTCGGCAACCTGGTCACCGGCGAGGACCAGAAGTGGTTCGGCGAGGGCGTCGGCGTCGCCGGCACCCCGACCGCCGTGACCACCGACCCGCTGCAGGCCGGCCAGTTCTCCCCGGCGCTCACCCGCCCGACCGACCTCGCCTCGATCATGCAGGGGGTCAGCGACGGCTACCAGGTCGGTGAGGGGCCGGGAAGCACCGGCGACGTCCGGATCACCACGGTCCAGAACGCCGGCGGCACCGGGGCCATCGTCGCCATCCCGGGCACCGAGAACTGGTCGCCGGGGGCCGGGGGCGTGCCGCGCGACCTGTCGGCCAACCTCAACCTGGTGGCCGGCAGCCCCACCGCGGCCGTGGAGTCGGTCAAGGCCGCGATCGTCGCCGCCAACCTCCCCGCGGGCACCCCGATCCTGCTCACCGGTCACAGCCAGGGCGGCATCATCGCCGCGATGCTCGCCTCCGACCCCGCGTTCGTCCGGGAGCACAACATCACCAACGTGATGACCTTCGGCGCACCGATCGACCACCTGCAGCTCGCGCCCGGCGTCGAGGCCGTGCAGTTCCAGCACCGCTTCGACCTCGTGCCCCGGCTCGACCTCGGTGGCGCGACGGTGACCGGGATGCCGGCGGGCGGCGTCCAGGCGGTCACGCTCGACAGCCCGGGGAACCCCTGGAGCCTCGGCACCAACCACTCGCACACGGAGTACGGCAACTCCGTGCGCGAGGCCCTGGCCTCCGACACCGAGGCCGGTCGTATCCTGCGGGACTACCAGTCCCAGCTGGCTCCGTTCCTGGTCGGACCCGGCGGCAGCGCGTCCGCCGTCGACGTCCCGGTGAGCCGCCAGCCCTGA
- a CDS encoding SigE family RNA polymerase sigma factor — protein sequence MGSDDDFTEFAAARWPRLLRSAIVLGCSPEEAEDLVQSTLLRCYTSWSKVRRADNRDAYVATMLLNTFRGSRRRHWWGERPSDHLPDVVVADPSDAVVVTDSVVRSLTGLTVKQREVVVLRYYAQLSEKETAAALGIAPGTVKSRLSAALRHLATTLEPTGEH from the coding sequence GTGGGCAGCGACGACGACTTCACCGAGTTCGCGGCTGCGCGTTGGCCCCGGCTGCTGCGCTCGGCGATCGTGCTCGGCTGCTCCCCCGAGGAGGCCGAGGACCTCGTGCAGTCCACGCTGCTGCGCTGCTACACGTCGTGGTCGAAGGTGCGGCGCGCCGACAACCGTGACGCCTACGTCGCGACGATGCTCCTCAACACCTTCCGCGGCTCGCGCCGGCGGCACTGGTGGGGCGAGCGACCCTCCGACCACCTGCCCGACGTGGTCGTCGCCGATCCGAGCGACGCCGTCGTCGTGACCGACTCGGTGGTGCGGTCCCTGACCGGCCTCACCGTCAAGCAGCGCGAGGTGGTCGTCCTGCGCTACTACGCCCAGCTCAGCGAGAAGGAGACCGCGGCCGCGCTCGGCATCGCCCCCGGCACCGTCAAGAGCCGCCTCTCGGCGGCGCTGCGCCACCTCGCCACCACCCTCGAACCGACCGGAGAGCACTGA